The proteins below come from a single Spiroplasma endosymbiont of Atherix ibis genomic window:
- the rpsT gene encoding 30S ribosomal protein S20, with the protein MANIKSQEKHILTNEKSRLANKAFRSSVKTAVKKALFAKAEESKEKDDLINEAVSLLDKSVTKGIFKANKAAREKSRLMK; encoded by the coding sequence ATGGCAAATATTAAGTCACAAGAAAAACATATTTTAACTAATGAAAAATCACGTCTAGCAAATAAAGCTTTTAGAAGTTCAGTTAAAACTGCAGTTAAAAAAGCTTTATTTGCAAAAGCAGAAGAATCAAAAGAAAAAGATGATTTAATTAATGAAGCTGTAAGTTTATTAGACAAATCAGTAACTAAAGGAATTTTTAAAGCAAATAAAGCTGCAAGAGAAAAATCAAGATTAATGAAATAA
- a CDS encoding ComEC/Rec2 family competence protein, whose protein sequence is MTKNIDNIYICIVFYVIILAVFSFNIKKSYPFLLVNILFLTLFLLFYKFDINKLLNFSFYKVIEVKENYILIKQLNTLYYLKVGEVNISIGEYITLKGNFEKINVYGNFWEFDFNAYLLNRNVKYKIINSSITKLNFYSVQYFLFKIINSSNDLSKLLLFQQKSDYSIFNNLNSYSLGYLINLSGLNIYIISNFLNKKLLDRSQIYRKYKIILIILFFYYSYLLNFKLFILKSAILLIVNWIELNWKFKFSKVTKLSILWITCLFINPLFIFNIGFIFTIIAFLFLKKYKDKKPMTNILYNFLIINAVFAPVQIFYYYKIFWFSSIFKILLIPMITFSFISSCFFMIPFAKPILNLIYDLLYFYSKSLTYINVITICGSFSFLFLITYFILLTVIIYFKFNKRVLKIFFLFLFSLNTFLILELNQFSQISPIITMLNVGNGNSFLFQYKKRTILFDAGKGTGFSKNSLEQFLVYKGVRKINAVFISHNHKDHYDQLESIKKLIN, encoded by the coding sequence ATGACAAAAAATATAGACAATATTTATATATGTATTGTTTTTTATGTAATAATTTTGGCAGTATTTAGTTTTAATATTAAAAAATCTTATCCCTTTTTATTAGTTAATATTTTGTTTTTAACTTTATTTCTATTATTTTATAAATTTGATATTAATAAACTATTAAACTTTAGTTTTTATAAAGTAATTGAAGTAAAAGAAAATTATATTTTAATAAAACAATTGAATACTCTCTATTATTTAAAAGTAGGGGAGGTGAATATATCGATAGGGGAGTATATAACTTTAAAAGGCAACTTTGAGAAAATCAATGTTTATGGGAATTTTTGAGAATTTGACTTTAATGCTTATTTATTAAATAGAAATGTTAAATATAAAATAATTAATAGTTCAATTACCAAGTTAAATTTTTATTCAGTTCAATATTTTCTATTTAAAATAATAAACTCCTCTAATGATTTATCTAAATTATTACTTTTTCAACAAAAAAGCGATTATTCTATTTTTAATAATTTAAATTCTTATTCTCTTGGTTATTTAATTAATTTGAGTGGTTTAAATATTTATATTATTTCTAATTTTTTAAATAAAAAATTACTTGATAGATCTCAAATATATAGAAAATATAAAATAATTCTTATTATCTTATTTTTTTACTATAGTTATCTTTTGAATTTTAAATTATTTATACTAAAATCAGCTATTTTACTTATTGTTAATTGAATTGAGCTAAATTGAAAGTTTAAGTTTTCAAAAGTTACAAAGTTATCAATACTTTGAATTACATGTTTATTTATAAATCCTTTATTTATTTTTAATATAGGCTTTATTTTTACTATTATAGCTTTTTTATTTTTAAAAAAATATAAAGATAAAAAACCAATGACAAATATTTTATACAATTTTTTAATCATAAATGCTGTTTTTGCACCTGTTCAAATATTTTATTATTACAAAATATTTTGATTTAGTTCAATTTTTAAAATTCTTTTAATTCCCATGATAACTTTTAGTTTTATTAGTTCTTGCTTTTTTATGATTCCATTTGCAAAACCTATTCTTAATTTAATTTATGATCTACTTTACTTTTATTCCAAATCTTTAACATATATTAATGTAATAACAATTTGTGGAAGCTTTAGTTTTTTATTTTTAATAACTTATTTTATTTTACTTACTGTAATTATTTACTTTAAATTTAATAAAAGAGTCTTAAAAATATTCTTTTTGTTTTTATTTAGTTTAAATACATTTTTGATACTTGAATTAAATCAATTTTCACAAATAAGTCCTATTATTACAATGTTAAATGTTGGCAATGGAAATAGTTTTTTATTTCAATATAAGAAAAGAACTATTTTATTTGATGCTGGAAAAGGAACAGGGTTTAGTAAAAATAGCTTAGAACAATTTTTAGTTTATAAAGGTGTAAGAAAAATTAATGCAGTTTTTATAAGCCATAATCATAAAGATCACTATGATCAGCTTGAAAGTATAAAAAAACTTATAAATTAA
- a CDS encoding valine--tRNA ligase codes for MKELEKKYNHLQVEKDKYELWLKQDLFKAEFNKNKQPFSIVIPPPNVTGKLHLGHAWDGALQDILIRFKKLNGFDTVWIPGMDHAGIATQAKVEERLREQGISRHDLGREKFIEKVWEWKEEYAKTIRNQWAKLGLSLDYSKEKFTYSEQLNEIVNYVFVNMYEKGLIYKGKRIINWDPKQKTAISNIEVIYKETKGAMYHFKYTLSNDESQFLQVATTRPETMFGDVCLVVNPKDQRYIKYIGKTVVNPSNQALIPVIADEYVEIDFGTGVMKCTPAHDINDFELGLKHNLEQIVVMNDDATMNEKALEFSDLDRFKAREKLVEKLIKEDKFIKKEEIIHQVGYSERSNTIVEPFISDQWFVKMDHLAKQVLKLQSSKDAINFFPNRFNETLNKWMQNSYDWTISRQLWWGHQIPAWYHNKTKEIYVGVIPPSDESNWTRDSDVLDTWFSSAFWPFATMDWTAKQESEMMKRYFPVSIMVTGYDIIFFWVARMVFQSLEFTKSKPFKDVLIHGLVRDAQGTKMSKSLGNGVDPMDVIEKYGADSLRYFLLTNSSPGQDLRYNEEKLTSTWNFINKIWNASRFVMINIDKIPTNKEFEENFKKVDVAKNQIDLWILNKLIETQKQVKEAIDKYEFTIAGKILYNFIWDDYCSWYIELAKVQIGENDLLNKEQKEFSKLTLGFVLKNILIMLHPFVPFVTEEIYQSFDLESSILKERWLEKEFNIKVDSIKHIFDIITALREFRANQNIKNSINLNAHLNIAKSSFKNVLDNEINYIKLFIEKIVNCSLKINEINDKDFTSLPVNDYFLDIPNKDFFDKEKVLEETQEKVNELLKEIERSEKMLSNDNFIKRAVLEKVEEEKRKYEDYKKQYTLLLEKLKDLKK; via the coding sequence ATGAAAGAATTAGAAAAAAAATATAATCATTTGCAAGTTGAAAAAGATAAATATGAACTTTGATTAAAACAAGACTTATTTAAAGCTGAATTTAATAAAAATAAGCAACCATTTTCAATAGTAATTCCCCCTCCAAATGTTACAGGTAAATTACATTTAGGACATGCTTGAGATGGTGCTTTACAAGATATATTAATTAGATTTAAGAAATTAAATGGTTTTGATACTGTTTGAATTCCAGGAATGGATCATGCAGGTATTGCAACTCAAGCAAAGGTGGAAGAACGTTTAAGAGAACAAGGCATTTCAAGACATGATTTAGGAAGAGAAAAATTTATTGAAAAAGTTTGAGAGTGAAAAGAAGAGTATGCTAAAACTATTAGAAATCAATGAGCAAAATTAGGTCTTAGTTTAGACTATTCAAAAGAAAAATTTACATATTCAGAGCAGTTAAATGAAATTGTCAATTATGTTTTTGTCAATATGTATGAGAAGGGACTAATTTATAAAGGCAAAAGAATTATAAATTGAGATCCAAAGCAAAAAACAGCTATTTCAAATATTGAAGTAATTTATAAAGAAACAAAAGGGGCAATGTATCATTTTAAATATACATTAAGTAATGATGAATCACAGTTTTTACAAGTTGCAACAACTCGTCCAGAAACTATGTTTGGAGACGTTTGTTTAGTTGTTAATCCAAAAGACCAAAGATATATCAAGTATATTGGAAAAACAGTTGTAAACCCTTCAAATCAAGCTTTAATACCTGTTATAGCAGATGAATATGTGGAAATTGATTTTGGAACAGGGGTAATGAAATGTACTCCAGCTCATGATATTAATGATTTTGAACTTGGTTTAAAACATAACTTAGAACAAATTGTTGTTATGAACGATGATGCAACAATGAATGAAAAAGCATTAGAGTTTAGTGATTTAGATAGATTTAAAGCAAGAGAAAAACTTGTTGAAAAACTAATAAAAGAAGATAAATTTATTAAAAAAGAAGAAATAATTCATCAAGTTGGTTATTCTGAAAGAAGCAACACTATTGTTGAACCTTTTATTTCAGATCAGTGATTTGTTAAAATGGATCATTTAGCAAAACAAGTATTAAAATTACAAAGTTCAAAAGATGCAATTAACTTTTTTCCTAATAGATTTAATGAAACATTAAATAAATGAATGCAAAATAGTTATGATTGAACTATTTCTCGTCAATTGTGATGAGGACATCAAATTCCCGCTTGATATCATAATAAAACAAAAGAAATTTATGTAGGAGTTATTCCTCCTAGTGATGAAAGTAATTGAACAAGAGATTCAGATGTTTTAGATACTTGATTTTCAAGTGCTTTTTGACCATTTGCAACAATGGATTGAACAGCTAAGCAAGAATCAGAAATGATGAAAAGATATTTTCCAGTTTCAATAATGGTTACAGGTTATGATATTATTTTCTTTTGAGTAGCTAGAATGGTTTTTCAAAGTTTAGAATTTACAAAATCAAAACCATTTAAAGATGTTTTAATTCATGGACTTGTTCGTGATGCACAAGGAACAAAAATGTCAAAATCTCTTGGCAATGGTGTTGATCCAATGGATGTAATTGAAAAGTATGGTGCTGATTCATTACGTTATTTTTTATTGACTAATTCATCTCCAGGACAGGATTTAAGATACAATGAAGAGAAATTAACAAGTACATGAAATTTCATTAATAAAATTTGAAATGCTTCAAGATTTGTTATGATAAATATTGATAAAATTCCAACAAATAAGGAATTTGAAGAAAATTTTAAAAAAGTTGATGTAGCAAAAAATCAAATAGATTTATGAATTTTAAATAAATTAATTGAAACTCAAAAACAAGTTAAAGAAGCTATTGATAAATATGAGTTCACTATAGCAGGAAAAATTTTATATAACTTTATTTGAGATGATTATTGTTCTTGATATATTGAACTTGCAAAAGTTCAAATAGGAGAGAATGATTTATTAAATAAAGAACAAAAAGAATTTAGTAAATTAACTTTAGGATTTGTATTAAAAAATATTTTAATTATGTTACATCCTTTTGTGCCATTTGTTACAGAAGAAATTTATCAATCTTTTGATTTAGAATCATCTATTTTAAAAGAAAGATGATTAGAAAAAGAATTTAATATTAAAGTTGATTCAATTAAACATATTTTTGATATCATAACAGCTTTAAGAGAATTTAGAGCAAATCAAAATATTAAAAATTCAATCAATTTAAATGCTCATTTAAATATTGCAAAATCATCATTTAAAAATGTATTGGACAATGAAATTAATTATATTAAATTGTTTATTGAAAAAATAGTTAATTGTAGTTTAAAAATAAATGAAATTAATGATAAAGATTTTACTTCACTTCCAGTAAATGATTATTTTTTAGATATTCCAAATAAAGACTTTTTTGATAAAGAAAAAGTCTTAGAAGAAACTCAAGAAAAAGTAAATGAACTTTTAAAAGAAATTGAAAGAAGTGAAAAAATGCTTTCCAATGATAATTTCATTAAAAGAGCTGTTTTAGAAAAAGTTGAAGAAGAAAAAAGAAAATATGAAGATTATAAAAAACAATATACTCTATTATTGGAAAAACTTAAAGATTTAAAAAAATAA
- a CDS encoding Mbov_0401 family ICE element transposase-like protein — protein MEIEKYQRISFSLEKEILESFNNGESHIIVWEKIKKSNITKRTISNILKRNAKFDFKNLDVSNEEFKNDLPVYVDIDDCWTTVRFKNKKRWFRVRVAVAYQGKQKEGKRNKLINKKVFLKTFLKDKSCNTYDYSYWLKNEIEKNYRSLTNKKFVICGDGANWISEIANNLGAEFFLDKFHLFQKIYFCFPYKRSKNKSKLMKLYELAIDKYKSKNIKSLINFLSENIDSIGLKNERIKETIKYISNNIKGIENHFKDWYIGCFAESAVSHLVKSIKGYGAKIYNKKTFDLLINLKATKINNIDILEIIYFKFKENLEDQIYYNLKMFIPNRHNNFVKRNLKLAKIPILDSKKSSYNELIRKLIH, from the coding sequence ATGGAAATAGAAAAATATCAAAGAATATCATTTTCTTTAGAAAAAGAAATTCTTGAATCATTTAATAATGGTGAAAGTCATATTATAGTTTGAGAAAAAATTAAAAAATCAAATATTACAAAAAGAACAATATCAAATATTTTAAAACGAAATGCTAAATTTGATTTTAAAAATTTAGATGTATCTAATGAAGAATTTAAAAATGATTTACCTGTTTATGTGGATATTGATGATTGTTGAACAACAGTTAGATTTAAAAATAAAAAAAGATGATTTAGAGTTAGGGTTGCTGTTGCATATCAAGGAAAACAAAAAGAAGGTAAAAGAAATAAATTAATTAATAAAAAAGTATTTTTAAAAACTTTTTTAAAAGATAAGTCATGTAATACTTATGATTATTCATATTGATTAAAAAACGAAATAGAAAAAAATTATAGAAGTTTAACTAATAAAAAATTTGTAATTTGTGGAGATGGGGCAAATTGGATTTCAGAAATTGCAAATAATTTAGGAGCGGAATTTTTTTTAGATAAATTTCATTTATTTCAAAAAATATATTTTTGTTTTCCTTATAAAAGAAGTAAAAATAAAAGTAAATTAATGAAATTATATGAATTAGCTATTGATAAATATAAATCTAAAAATATTAAATCTTTAATTAATTTTTTATCTGAAAATATTGATTCAATTGGTTTAAAAAATGAAAGAATTAAGGAAACTATTAAATATATTTCAAATAATATTAAAGGAATTGAAAATCATTTTAAAGATTGATATATTGGATGTTTTGCTGAAAGTGCAGTAAGTCACCTAGTGAAATCCATTAAAGGTTATGGAGCTAAAATTTATAATAAAAAAACATTTGATTTACTTATTAATTTAAAAGCAACAAAAATTAATAATATTGATATTTTAGAAATAATTTATTTTAAGTTTAAAGAAAATTTAGAAGATCAAATATATTATAATTTAAAAATGTTTATTCCAAATAGGCATAATAATTTTGTAAAACGAAATTTAAAATTAGCTAAAATTCCTATTTTGGATTCTAAAAAATCTTCATATAATGAACTAATTAGAAAATTAATACATTAA